The following proteins come from a genomic window of Alicyclobacillus dauci:
- the speD gene encoding adenosylmethionine decarboxylase — protein MDTMGRHVIAELWGCNVEKLNDVQGIERTMVNAALEAGAEVREVAFHKFAPQGVSGVVIISESHLTIHSFPEHGYASIDVYTCGDRIDPNVACDYITKQLGAQRLESIEVPRGVGPIQVNDVKVRAF, from the coding sequence GTGGATACGATGGGTCGTCACGTCATTGCTGAACTTTGGGGTTGTAATGTAGAGAAATTAAACGATGTTCAAGGAATTGAACGCACCATGGTAAATGCAGCACTTGAAGCAGGTGCTGAAGTTCGCGAAGTGGCATTCCACAAGTTTGCACCTCAGGGTGTCAGCGGAGTGGTTATCATTTCCGAATCCCATTTGACCATCCACAGTTTTCCTGAGCATGGGTATGCAAGTATTGACGTATACACGTGCGGGGATAGAATTGATCCGAATGTGGCATGCGATTATATCACGAAACAACTAGGTGCACAGCGCCTTGAATCGATAGAAGTGCCACGCGGTGTCGGTCCAATTCAAGTCAACGATGTTAAGGTGCGCGCATTTTAA
- a CDS encoding cold-shock protein — translation MQEGIVKWFNSEKGFGFIQVEGGDDVFVHFSAIQGNGFKSLDEGQRVSFDIVEGPKGPQAANVVKY, via the coding sequence ATGCAAGAAGGTATCGTTAAGTGGTTTAACTCAGAAAAAGGCTTCGGCTTCATCCAGGTTGAAGGTGGCGACGATGTATTCGTACACTTCAGCGCAATACAAGGTAACGGATTCAAATCGCTTGATGAGGGCCAACGCGTGAGCTTTGACATTGTTGAAGGTCCAAAAGGTCCCCAGGCTGCAAACGTTGTAAAATACTAA
- a CDS encoding helix-turn-helix transcriptional regulator, protein MTKRQSEILDLVERRGPITGEQIADELGVAKTTLRADLSVLTMTGRLTARPRVGYTYNSEHDVDSRLSLLHELTVADHLAVSVSVSESCSVYDAAVTMFLEDTGTLFVVNDGRLVGVLSRKDLLKVTLGGGDTKAMPVTLAMTRVPHIVTITPEASLYDAAVLMVRHEVDALPVVKNDDTGTGFAVVGRVSKTTITRAFVELGQRYTV, encoded by the coding sequence TTGACGAAACGACAGTCAGAGATCCTCGATTTGGTGGAACGTCGGGGGCCGATTACGGGTGAGCAAATCGCTGACGAGCTTGGCGTCGCCAAAACAACGCTCCGGGCGGATTTATCCGTATTGACAATGACGGGTCGACTGACGGCAAGGCCGCGTGTGGGGTATACGTACAACTCGGAACACGACGTGGATTCACGCTTGTCACTCCTCCATGAATTGACTGTGGCGGATCACTTGGCGGTTTCCGTGTCGGTCAGTGAATCGTGTTCCGTTTATGACGCTGCCGTCACCATGTTCCTGGAAGACACAGGGACTTTGTTTGTAGTCAACGACGGTCGGCTTGTTGGCGTCCTGTCCCGCAAAGACCTGTTAAAAGTCACACTCGGTGGCGGGGATACAAAGGCGATGCCGGTCACACTGGCTATGACACGTGTTCCGCACATTGTGACCATAACGCCGGAAGCATCCCTGTACGATGCGGCTGTGCTGATGGTTCGCCACGAGGTTGACGCTCTGCCGGTTGTGAAGAACGACGATACCGGGACCGGCTTTGCCGTCGTTGGCAGAGTCTCTAAAACCACGATCACTCGGGCCTTCGTTGAGCTCGGTCAGAGATACACCGTGTAA
- a CDS encoding glycosyltransferase produces MRKVLMFFAGNERGGAAAHITTLARTIVKYGKRDRFLFVSLGNGPLASSVAETGIPLRVISSGTVGALRELSNMIRGERVLLHSHGPRLNILAAFVANQAHVPWTSTIHSHPSYDFLGSRVKSWVYPRLHLWSLRQAIGLFIVEPSLEQALPTKTVLDVPNALDVRPRNEPREKFASLWRERLGLASKTRLIGIAARFHPVKNIDILIRAASRLQTQDTHLLIAGDGELRSSLEALTQELGLVDKVHFLGFLTDMYEFYNAIDIHILPSKSEGTPFCVLEAGAYGAANIASDIPSLRDLLQGGRAGELVPVGDVDSTARAIDQLLQGENDRRQFVQTFQSNVLPKFMPEKMLAAYERGYTVLEEDILRSRHYNDPRIRNG; encoded by the coding sequence ATGCGCAAAGTTTTGATGTTCTTTGCAGGCAACGAGCGGGGGGGCGCAGCGGCCCACATCACGACGCTTGCTAGAACCATTGTCAAGTATGGCAAACGGGACAGGTTTCTCTTTGTCAGTCTCGGCAATGGACCACTTGCTTCATCTGTCGCGGAAACAGGTATTCCACTCCGAGTTATTTCGTCGGGGACCGTGGGCGCTCTAAGAGAGCTTTCAAACATGATCCGGGGAGAGCGGGTTCTCTTGCATTCGCACGGTCCTCGTTTAAACATCTTGGCTGCTTTCGTAGCGAACCAAGCACACGTGCCGTGGACCTCAACAATACATAGCCATCCATCCTATGATTTCTTAGGCAGTCGGGTGAAATCGTGGGTTTATCCGAGGTTGCATCTGTGGAGTTTACGACAGGCTATCGGTTTGTTTATCGTAGAACCGTCGCTTGAACAGGCCTTACCCACGAAAACAGTACTGGATGTGCCGAATGCACTTGACGTCCGTCCAAGGAACGAGCCGCGGGAAAAGTTTGCGTCACTGTGGCGGGAGCGACTCGGATTGGCTTCAAAGACTCGTCTGATAGGGATTGCAGCGCGGTTTCACCCAGTCAAGAACATTGATATCTTAATCCGGGCTGCATCTCGCCTGCAAACGCAAGATACACATCTTCTCATCGCGGGCGACGGTGAATTGAGGTCTTCTCTAGAGGCTTTGACGCAAGAACTTGGGCTGGTTGACAAAGTTCACTTTTTAGGTTTCTTGACGGACATGTACGAGTTTTATAACGCTATCGATATACACATCTTGCCATCCAAGAGCGAAGGAACACCGTTCTGTGTTCTCGAAGCTGGCGCATATGGTGCTGCAAATATTGCATCGGATATTCCGAGTTTACGGGATTTGTTACAGGGCGGCCGAGCTGGAGAGCTCGTGCCTGTCGGTGATGTCGATTCGACAGCTCGTGCAATCGATCAGTTGTTGCAAGGCGAAAATGATCGTCGTCAGTTCGTTCAGACATTCCAGAGCAATGTTCTGCCTAAGTTTATGCCGGAAAAGATGCTGGCAGCGTACGAACGTGGCTATACTGTTTTGGAGGAGGACATTCTCCGATCTCGCCACTACAACGATCCTAGGATAAGGAATGGTTGA
- a CDS encoding YegS/Rv2252/BmrU family lipid kinase, giving the protein MRRARMIYNPASGREQVKKYVPDILEFLERKCGYETSVYSTENREKTLNEVQRICKSDYELIIVAGGDGTVHEVINGMALESRRPPLALIPAGTTNDFASALGLPFDIRDAYEHIAAAKLTHVDIGRMNDQFFINIAGGGSLTELTYEVPAKLKTMIGQLAYYLKGIEKVVMLSPSRLSIESKDFQFEGEAMFFLITNTKHVGGFKNLAPRAKVDDGLFDVFIVKRMKIYELVSAISLAVRGRHMDHPGVLFFQTDQLKIDCEGELAMNLDGEHGGYAPCTIRNLKRHIQILS; this is encoded by the coding sequence ATGCGAAGGGCAAGAATGATCTATAACCCCGCTTCCGGAAGAGAACAGGTAAAAAAGTACGTGCCTGATATATTGGAGTTTCTAGAAAGAAAATGTGGATACGAGACATCCGTGTATTCAACTGAAAATAGAGAAAAGACATTAAACGAGGTACAACGAATCTGTAAATCTGACTATGAATTGATTATTGTTGCAGGCGGCGACGGGACGGTTCATGAAGTCATCAATGGTATGGCATTGGAATCAAGACGGCCTCCTCTTGCTTTGATTCCTGCTGGTACAACCAACGATTTCGCCAGTGCATTGGGATTGCCATTCGACATCCGGGATGCTTATGAACATATCGCAGCGGCCAAGCTAACGCATGTAGATATCGGTCGAATGAATGATCAATTTTTTATTAACATTGCTGGCGGCGGTAGTCTCACCGAGCTCACATACGAAGTACCTGCAAAGTTGAAGACAATGATCGGCCAATTGGCGTATTACTTAAAGGGCATCGAAAAAGTGGTTATGTTGTCTCCCTCTCGTTTATCTATCGAATCAAAGGACTTTCAGTTCGAGGGAGAGGCGATGTTTTTTTTAATTACGAACACAAAACACGTGGGTGGATTTAAAAATTTGGCTCCCCGAGCCAAAGTCGATGACGGGCTATTTGATGTGTTCATTGTGAAGAGGATGAAGATATACGAACTTGTATCTGCCATCAGCCTCGCTGTTCGCGGGAGACACATGGACCATCCCGGTGTACTGTTCTTTCAAACGGATCAATTGAAAATTGACTGTGAAGGGGAACTCGCGATGAATTTAGACGGAGAACATGGTGGATACGCCCCGTGTACGATTCGGAACTTAAAGCGACATATTCAGATCTTGTCGTGA
- a CDS encoding cold-shock protein, whose amino-acid sequence MFGKRNEEVIPDVETQIWSCTNDACNVWMRKDFSFASEPTCPICNSPMEQGVRDLPEININK is encoded by the coding sequence ATGTTTGGCAAGCGCAATGAAGAAGTCATACCAGACGTTGAAACACAGATTTGGTCTTGCACAAATGACGCATGTAATGTTTGGATGCGAAAAGACTTTTCTTTTGCTTCGGAACCAACCTGTCCCATTTGTAACTCTCCAATGGAACAAGGTGTTCGGGATCTTCCCGAGATCAATATCAACAAGTGA
- a CDS encoding class I SAM-dependent methyltransferase → MGTHPSSLGEYSEGTMVDEVHFETTSVGPQFRYDFRVPNSSDLDEFIIENPVRDWSTLRWADIGRPFRVENMSDGRRAWEEQNGDTMPVKTSWEMFNRSFHEWFSKDVPKERSRVRHTLAKQIATFRWNKVSTLFEELTQLSIWNFAHRIQDSIWDPRGKRALFRGLDVEKPRILFLGAAEGYEAMQLSAMYPGGEAVLVDYDEFCKTHRYGQFPEDYPFLGHNLQTGGHRIWHKSQMNTQFIVDDIRNLPFGKEFDIVISVGLIEHFPDEFKPEAIDFHRRFLKPGGYAIMTTPKFHWKTRLFYHVMADAMNYTYRELMTVQQMGMYVFENGFNILRHGVIKSHNGLIAKPR, encoded by the coding sequence ATGGGCACTCACCCATCGTCACTCGGCGAGTACTCGGAGGGTACCATGGTCGACGAAGTCCACTTTGAAACCACTAGCGTCGGTCCGCAATTCCGATATGATTTCCGCGTGCCGAACTCATCCGATCTCGACGAATTCATCATTGAAAACCCCGTCCGAGACTGGTCGACACTGCGCTGGGCTGACATCGGACGTCCATTTCGAGTCGAAAACATGTCGGATGGCCGGCGTGCTTGGGAGGAACAGAATGGAGACACGATGCCAGTTAAAACGTCCTGGGAGATGTTCAACAGATCGTTTCATGAATGGTTTTCCAAAGACGTCCCAAAAGAACGATCGCGCGTCCGGCATACACTCGCGAAACAGATTGCTACATTTCGATGGAACAAGGTATCGACACTGTTCGAGGAACTAACCCAGCTAAGTATTTGGAACTTCGCGCACCGGATACAAGATTCCATTTGGGATCCACGTGGGAAACGAGCACTGTTTCGTGGACTCGATGTAGAGAAACCAAGAATTCTATTTCTCGGAGCTGCGGAAGGTTACGAGGCCATGCAGCTATCGGCCATGTACCCTGGCGGTGAAGCCGTCCTGGTTGACTACGACGAGTTCTGTAAAACGCACCGCTACGGTCAGTTTCCAGAGGACTATCCATTCCTGGGCCACAACCTACAGACGGGTGGACATCGAATCTGGCACAAAAGTCAAATGAACACCCAATTTATCGTTGATGATATCCGAAACCTCCCTTTTGGCAAGGAATTCGATATCGTCATCAGTGTGGGACTCATTGAACACTTTCCCGATGAATTTAAACCGGAAGCTATCGACTTTCACCGACGCTTCTTAAAGCCAGGTGGTTATGCAATCATGACGACACCAAAGTTTCACTGGAAGACCAGGTTGTTCTACCACGTTATGGCGGATGCCATGAATTACACCTATCGGGAGTTAATGACTGTGCAGCAAATGGGCATGTACGTATTTGAAAACGGGTTCAACATTCTCCGACACGGCGTGATCAAATCACACAACGGGCTCATCGCGAAACCAAGATAG
- a CDS encoding LSm family protein, with product MIMIHHARRLVGQRVIARHVDGTVYHGVLHSVNGRGIYLMNASGFRPASGELSLPTVEHAIANADANKDVSEAFFPFFFLAWAALAGLAAAAAYPYWYYPYGYYY from the coding sequence ATGATAATGATACACCACGCAAGAAGGCTAGTTGGACAAAGGGTCATAGCACGTCATGTGGATGGAACAGTGTATCATGGTGTTCTACATTCAGTGAATGGTCGGGGTATTTACTTGATGAATGCAAGTGGCTTTCGTCCGGCATCTGGAGAACTGAGTCTGCCAACTGTTGAACACGCAATAGCAAATGCCGATGCAAATAAGGATGTGTCGGAAGCTTTCTTCCCTTTCTTCTTCCTTGCATGGGCAGCACTCGCTGGCTTAGCAGCTGCTGCCGCTTATCCTTATTGGTACTATCCTTATGGGTACTATTACTGA
- a CDS encoding PadR family transcriptional regulator has protein sequence MRKLFLGFIQIHILHHAKIDPIYGMWMLEELEHHGYNMSAGTLYPVLHTMEKEGLLHREDRLVDGKIREYYTTTLLGAEVLDEARKKAYELFKEIKG, from the coding sequence CTGCGTAAATTATTTCTTGGATTTATTCAAATCCACATCCTGCATCATGCCAAGATTGACCCCATCTACGGCATGTGGATGTTGGAGGAATTAGAACATCACGGTTACAACATGAGCGCTGGGACCCTGTACCCCGTATTGCACACCATGGAAAAAGAAGGGCTTTTACATCGAGAGGATCGGCTTGTGGACGGGAAAATCAGAGAATATTACACCACCACATTACTGGGAGCGGAAGTCCTTGATGAAGCCAGAAAAAAAGCATACGAACTGTTCAAAGAGATCAAAGGTTAG
- a CDS encoding zinc metalloprotease HtpX — MNTVKTWTLMAVLTVILVLIGRFVGGPRGMLIFLLISVAMNAFAYWTSGTMAIRMTGSYPVTESEAPELYQVVRRLARRANVPMPEIYITPSDQPNAFATGRNPQHAKVAVTEGILRLMPTRELEGVLAHEMAHVRNRDILISSMAAVMAGAITSVANLLQWTMWFGGDEREDNGSVAAEIAIMILGPIAATLIQLAISRSREYRADAIGAKLVGDSAPLADALERLESYKDRQFGNVQMNPAAAHLFIMNPLRGESLLQLFSTHPPMAERIRRLRNMHVHRIH; from the coding sequence TTGAACACGGTCAAAACGTGGACGTTGATGGCCGTCCTGACGGTCATCCTGGTGCTCATTGGACGCTTTGTCGGTGGTCCCAGGGGAATGCTCATTTTCCTCCTCATTTCCGTGGCAATGAATGCATTTGCCTACTGGACAAGCGGCACCATGGCTATCCGCATGACGGGATCATATCCCGTGACCGAGTCTGAAGCACCGGAGTTATATCAAGTCGTTCGGCGACTCGCGCGACGTGCGAACGTACCTATGCCCGAAATCTATATCACTCCCTCGGACCAGCCGAATGCATTTGCAACCGGTCGCAATCCGCAACATGCAAAAGTAGCCGTGACCGAAGGCATCTTACGGCTCATGCCAACCCGCGAGCTAGAAGGAGTCCTGGCACACGAAATGGCCCACGTCCGCAATCGAGACATCCTAATCAGCAGCATGGCTGCGGTCATGGCGGGTGCCATCACCAGCGTTGCCAATCTGTTGCAGTGGACAATGTGGTTTGGCGGGGACGAGCGAGAGGATAACGGGAGTGTGGCGGCCGAGATCGCAATCATGATTCTTGGTCCAATCGCCGCGACGCTCATTCAATTGGCCATTTCACGATCCCGCGAATATCGCGCTGACGCCATCGGCGCCAAGCTCGTGGGAGACAGCGCGCCACTCGCCGACGCCCTAGAGCGCCTGGAATCGTATAAAGATAGACAATTCGGCAATGTTCAAATGAATCCGGCTGCTGCGCACCTGTTCATCATGAATCCTCTTCGCGGGGAATCGCTCTTACAGCTGTTCAGCACACACCCCCCAATGGCCGAACGCATTCGCCGTCTGCGCAATATGCACGTGCACCGTATCCACTAA
- a CDS encoding rhomboid family intramembrane serine protease, producing MHGFRTLLGRRQFPGRWPASFVLMALSVFWFVIVETIFGHSTQGLVRSGALAGLLVSHGQWFRLLSSLFVHVTFVHLFVNMISLWSLVLVENLVGTNVFLVIYLVSGILGNAVSLVFTPGNVISAGASGAIFGLFGAMLTLAMLKILPVVVRNQLFILLAINVVLDITHSEIDWLAHLGGMIAGVLLTLLYVRAVKRPKFWRIWAWTVGVLAGFSLVLTLFTRIP from the coding sequence ATGCACGGTTTCCGTACGTTGCTAGGCCGGCGTCAGTTTCCAGGCAGGTGGCCAGCGAGTTTCGTTCTCATGGCCCTGTCTGTGTTCTGGTTTGTTATTGTTGAAACCATTTTTGGTCATTCCACGCAAGGACTGGTCAGATCTGGGGCACTTGCGGGACTCCTCGTTTCCCATGGCCAGTGGTTTCGTCTGTTATCCTCCCTGTTTGTGCATGTTACATTTGTACACCTCTTCGTCAATATGATCTCCCTGTGGTCACTTGTCCTGGTTGAGAATCTAGTAGGTACCAATGTCTTCTTAGTCATCTATCTTGTCAGTGGTATCCTTGGTAATGCGGTCAGTCTCGTTTTCACCCCTGGGAACGTAATCAGTGCAGGAGCGTCTGGTGCCATTTTTGGACTGTTTGGCGCTATGTTAACGCTCGCCATGCTAAAAATATTACCTGTGGTGGTACGAAACCAACTATTCATACTTCTCGCCATCAACGTTGTCTTGGATATCACGCACTCGGAAATTGATTGGCTTGCGCATCTTGGAGGAATGATTGCCGGGGTTCTGCTCACACTACTGTATGTACGTGCTGTGAAACGGCCCAAATTTTGGCGTATTTGGGCATGGACAGTAGGTGTTTTAGCTGGATTTTCCCTCGTTCTCACACTATTTACGCGAATCCCGTAG
- a CDS encoding pyruvate, water dikinase regulatory protein has product MGTRVPTVYIVSDSIGETAEFVARAAASQFESGHFTIRKYTGVKDTEVLERVVSSAAADGGFIAFTLVLESLRTKLVSLAKEQGVAVVDIMGPMLLAFEGMLKEAPAGRPGVIHQLDADYYRRVEAVEFAVKYDDGRDPRGLERADVILVGVSRTSKTPLSMYLAHKQLRSANIPLVPEVTPPAALFAQRGKRKIIGLSIHPDKLTAVRQARLQTLGLASQASYASEERILQELRFADDVMVKLGCPVIDVTDRAVEETASLILDYLASGEDHR; this is encoded by the coding sequence ATGGGGACACGTGTACCAACTGTTTATATTGTTTCGGATTCAATCGGAGAAACGGCTGAGTTTGTTGCCCGAGCAGCAGCCAGTCAGTTTGAATCAGGTCATTTCACGATCCGCAAATACACAGGCGTGAAAGATACCGAGGTGCTTGAGCGGGTTGTGAGCAGTGCGGCGGCCGACGGCGGGTTTATCGCCTTTACGCTGGTTTTAGAGTCCCTGCGGACAAAACTGGTGTCACTCGCAAAAGAACAAGGAGTTGCCGTTGTTGACATTATGGGGCCAATGCTCCTGGCCTTCGAAGGGATGCTGAAAGAGGCCCCAGCCGGTCGCCCCGGTGTCATTCATCAGCTTGACGCGGATTATTATAGGCGCGTTGAGGCGGTTGAATTCGCTGTAAAGTATGACGACGGTCGGGACCCACGAGGTCTGGAACGAGCTGACGTCATTCTCGTGGGCGTGTCGCGAACCTCGAAGACACCACTCAGTATGTACTTAGCACACAAACAACTGAGGTCGGCAAACATACCCTTGGTACCTGAAGTCACACCGCCTGCGGCTCTCTTTGCTCAGCGCGGTAAGAGAAAGATTATCGGGTTGTCCATCCATCCCGATAAATTGACAGCTGTTCGTCAAGCAAGGCTTCAGACACTTGGCCTGGCAAGTCAAGCGAGTTATGCAAGTGAGGAGAGAATTCTGCAGGAACTTCGTTTCGCCGATGATGTCATGGTGAAACTGGGCTGTCCGGTCATCGACGTGACGGATCGAGCGGTCGAGGAGACGGCCAGTTTGATATTGGATTACTTAGCTAGTGGGGAGGATCACAGATGA
- the gap gene encoding type I glyceraldehyde-3-phosphate dehydrogenase, with protein sequence MTSRIAIHGFGRIGRMVFRRAIQLGLDVVAVNGTADANTLLHLLKYDSIHGPWKVPIEVSEFGWIVDGKPVHLFNTRNPEEIPWGELDIDVVVEATGKFRTRESASVHMKQGAKKVLITAPVKRADDADVTIVMGVNESSYDPDRHHIISGASCTTNCLGPVVNVIHNAFGVESGLVTTVHAYTNDQLNQDNPHKDLRRARACGQSIIPTSTGAAKAIGLVIPSLQGKLNGISLRVPTPNVSIIDLVAQVEMDVTPEDVNQELLAASNSQELMNILGYTDEPLVSVDFNGDARSAIVDAQSTMTIGKRTVKVLAWYDNEWGYSCRMVDIVRMMDARNKRLDASSFQTIGAV encoded by the coding sequence ATGACTTCTCGAATCGCCATTCATGGGTTCGGACGAATTGGCCGAATGGTTTTTCGCAGGGCAATTCAACTAGGTCTAGATGTGGTTGCCGTCAACGGAACAGCTGATGCAAACACATTATTACACTTACTCAAGTACGACTCGATTCACGGACCCTGGAAAGTGCCGATCGAAGTGAGTGAATTCGGTTGGATAGTCGACGGAAAACCTGTACACCTGTTTAACACCCGTAATCCCGAGGAAATCCCGTGGGGTGAATTGGACATCGATGTCGTTGTCGAGGCAACAGGAAAATTCCGCACGAGGGAAAGCGCTTCGGTTCACATGAAACAAGGTGCCAAAAAGGTTCTTATCACTGCACCGGTAAAACGGGCGGATGATGCCGATGTCACAATCGTGATGGGTGTGAACGAGAGTTCGTACGATCCCGACCGTCATCATATTATCTCCGGCGCCTCCTGTACAACGAATTGCCTTGGCCCCGTCGTAAACGTGATCCACAACGCATTCGGAGTTGAAAGTGGACTTGTCACAACCGTTCATGCCTACACGAACGACCAGCTGAATCAGGACAATCCGCATAAAGATTTGCGGAGGGCCCGGGCGTGCGGCCAGTCTATCATCCCCACAAGTACTGGCGCTGCGAAGGCCATCGGACTCGTTATTCCAAGCCTTCAAGGTAAACTTAATGGGATCTCGCTTCGCGTTCCAACGCCCAACGTTTCCATCATTGACCTTGTTGCCCAAGTGGAAATGGATGTTACCCCAGAAGATGTGAATCAAGAACTGCTTGCAGCGTCCAATTCTCAAGAACTCATGAACATTCTTGGCTATACGGACGAGCCCCTCGTATCCGTCGACTTTAATGGTGACGCTCGCTCGGCAATCGTGGACGCACAGTCAACCATGACCATAGGTAAGAGAACGGTAAAAGTCCTTGCGTGGTACGACAACGAATGGGGTTATTCTTGCCGCATGGTCGACATCGTCCGAATGATGGATGCCCGTAACAAGCGGCTCGATGCATCGTCTTTTCAAACCATCGGCGCAGTGTGA
- a CDS encoding ArsR/SmtB family transcription factor has translation MSEDNHLRDVFDAIADPTRRRLIRLLAESEEMPLHELTAQFPMGRTAVSKHLTILKEAGLVLDRKVGRETRFRLNASPLREIQDWVAFYSKFWSTNMLRLNQLLEEEEE, from the coding sequence GTGAGCGAGGACAACCACTTGCGGGATGTTTTTGACGCGATTGCAGATCCAACTAGGCGTCGACTGATTCGTCTGTTAGCAGAGTCTGAGGAGATGCCGCTTCATGAATTAACGGCACAGTTTCCAATGGGCCGTACAGCGGTATCCAAGCATCTGACAATCCTTAAAGAGGCCGGTCTGGTACTTGACCGAAAAGTCGGCAGAGAAACTCGATTTAGGCTAAACGCCTCTCCACTCAGAGAAATTCAAGATTGGGTGGCTTTCTACAGCAAATTCTGGAGTACGAATATGTTGCGCTTGAACCAACTATTAGAGGAGGAAGAAGAATGA
- a CDS encoding SRPBCC family protein: MSLTLSLDFQYTTSIEKLWSALTDSSKLAKWVMENDFKPVVGHRFQFRTQPFNGWNGIIEGEVLIVDAPNRLSYTWESGEKHTVTWTLQDLGDGKVNLHLEQTGIGNAQGLEGAKYGWTNWSGELEKVLEQ, encoded by the coding sequence ATGAGTTTAACATTATCCTTGGATTTTCAGTACACGACATCGATCGAGAAGCTTTGGTCCGCTTTAACCGATTCCAGCAAGCTTGCCAAGTGGGTCATGGAAAATGATTTTAAGCCCGTCGTAGGACACCGTTTTCAGTTTCGCACTCAGCCGTTCAATGGGTGGAATGGAATTATTGAGGGCGAAGTGCTTATCGTGGACGCACCAAACCGTCTGTCCTATACTTGGGAAAGCGGCGAGAAGCACACGGTCACCTGGACGCTGCAGGACTTAGGGGACGGAAAGGTTAACCTTCACCTCGAACAAACCGGAATCGGAAATGCTCAAGGACTCGAAGGAGCTAAGTATGGCTGGACTAACTGGTCCGGCGAGCTTGAAAAGGTATTGGAACAATAA